One genomic segment of Myxococcales bacterium includes these proteins:
- a CDS encoding SH3 domain-containing protein: MTQTKLLLGGLLLMVAGTTLAGCSGDIDDEGVADEAALTSGVSGELAVGTELTTTARVNFRTGPSTSTAVKRILAKGSTVVTVNRTRPSGAFYNVKSGNDEGWVHGGYPRQGRERRDGANAHADTDARWHLCPAQAPLLGGRTPELAGGGLRVRLGRQRDGRRIGPLLERVHLLRGAGAPARLASLRLPRRAMRRHGRRR, translated from the coding sequence ATGACGCAAACCAAGCTGCTTCTCGGTGGACTCCTTCTCATGGTGGCCGGCACGACCCTCGCGGGCTGCAGCGGCGACATCGACGACGAAGGTGTTGCCGATGAGGCCGCCCTGACGAGCGGCGTGAGCGGCGAGCTCGCCGTGGGCACCGAGCTGACAACGACGGCGCGGGTCAACTTCCGAACCGGCCCGAGCACGTCGACGGCGGTCAAGCGCATCCTCGCCAAAGGCTCGACGGTGGTGACCGTGAATCGCACGAGGCCGAGCGGCGCCTTTTACAACGTGAAGAGCGGCAACGACGAAGGATGGGTCCACGGCGGCTACCCTCGCCAAGGCAGGGAGCGGCGCGACGGAGCCAACGCCCACGCCGACACCGACGCCCGGTGGCACCTGTGCCCCGCGCAAGCTCCGCTTCTCGGCGGACGAACTCCCGAGCTTGCCGGCGGCGGGCTCCGCGTACGTCTGGGGCGCCAACGCGACGGGCGGCGCATCGGCCCCCTACTCGAGCGAGTTCATCTCTTACGCGGCGCAGGCGCACCAGCGCGGCTTGCAAGTCTTCGCCTACCTCGAAGGGCCATGCGGCGACACGGGCGGCGTCGATGA